In a single window of the Neodiprion virginianus isolate iyNeoVirg1 chromosome 1, iyNeoVirg1.1, whole genome shotgun sequence genome:
- the LOC124299203 gene encoding uncharacterized protein LOC124299203 produces MKKSYFSGLVITSSTTVPGGGFLFCAKRRVLIRLFVSVFSAISNLVVCKTCQKEITLNQASPRGLGFEIAVTCECGNSYINSGPMIDNAFEVNRHLVAVMRLLGVGINRINLFCGLMDLACKIYNQTFAGCFTNLWTAAETVCKLSMQQAVNEGKELTSKKENSETNLTVSGDGAWKKRGHTSRFGVVTLAGKYIKIILDSCVKSTYCQSCVFWEKKKESDPEAYEEWLSIHEEECNINREGSASKMEVDGVKDVFGRSFSEYGVKYFRYIGDGDSATQKGLIDLNPYDIPVEKLECYLHVKKRIGTRCRNLKKTNNKLGGRSKTSQKLTVNLINQIQKYYGLAITRNQDNVDEMYKAI; encoded by the exons ATGAAGAAGTCATATTTCTCGGGGTTGGTGATTACGTCGTCCACGACTGTTCCCGGCGGTGGGTTTCTTTTCTGCGCGAAAAGACGAGTCTTAATCCGTTTG TTTGTCTCAGTTTTTAGTGCAATTAGCAATTTAGTGGTGTGCAAAACTTGTCAAAAAGAAATTACTCTTAATCAAGCAAGTCCAAGAGGCCTAGGGTTTGAAATAGCTGTTACTTGTGAATGTGGTAATTCGTACATCAATTCTGGACCAATGATCGATAACGCATTTGAAGTAAATAGACATCTTGTGGCTGTGATGCGTCTTTTGGGCGTCGGAATAAACAGGATAAATCTTTTTTGTGGATTAATGGATCTAGCATGCAAAATTTACAATCAAACTTTTGCTGGATGTTTCACAAATTTATGGACTGCAGCCGAAACCGTTTGTAAACTTAGTATGCAACAAGCTGTAAATGAAGGAAAAGAGCTTAcatcaaagaaagaaaactcaGAGACAAATTTGACCGTTAGCGGCGACGGTGCCTGGAAAAAACGTGGTCATACTTCCCGTTTTGGAGTAGTTACGCTGGCAGGAAAATACATCAAGATAATTCTTGATTCATGTGTGAAGTCTACATACTGTCAGAGTTGTGTTttttgggagaaaaaaaaagagagcgATCCTGAAGCTTACGAAGAATGGTTATCAATACACGAAGAAGAATGTAATATTAATCGTGAGGGATCTGCCTCAAAAATGGAAGTAGATGGTGTAAAAGACGTGTTTGGTCGTTCGTTTAGTGAATATggcgtaaaatattttcgctaCATTGGTGACGGTGATAGTGCCACTCAGAAAGGATTAATAGATTTGAATCCTTATGATATtcctgttgaaaaattagaatgCTACTtgcatgtgaaaaaaagaataggaACACGATGCcgaaatttaaagaaaaccaATAACAAGTTAGGAGGAAGAAGTAAAACATCGCAAAAGTTAActgtaaatttaataaatcaaatacaaaaatattacgGTTTGGCAATTACGAGAAATCAGGATAATGTAGACGAAATGTATAAAGCAATCTAG